From the genome of Prionailurus bengalensis isolate Pbe53 chromosome D1, Fcat_Pben_1.1_paternal_pri, whole genome shotgun sequence:
agaagttatttgtaaatgatatatctgataaagggtttatatccaaaatctataaagtatcAAActcggggcaccagggtggctcagatggttaagtgtctgactcttgatttcagctcaggtcatgatctcatggttcattgagccccacatccacaCTGTtggcatgaagtctgcttgggattttgtctccctctttctatgcccctcctctgctttctctctctctctctgtctctctctctctctctctctctctctctctctctcaaaataaataaactttataaaaactcaacacctaaaaaacaaataatccagtgaagaaatgagcagaagacatgaagagacatttttctaaagacatccagatggctaatagacacatgaaaagatgctcaacatcactaatcatcagagaaacacaaatcaaaaccatagtgagacaccacctcacagctgtcagactggctaaaattggggcatctgtgtggctcagtcagttaagcttctgactcttggttttgcctcaggctATGACCCCAAGATCCCTTAgactgaaccctgcatcgggctctgccctgatttTGGAgcttacttgagattctctctctcaccatctGCCACTCTCCCTGACTGAAGCTCTctctttaagtaaaattttttaaaatgttaaggggtacctaggtggctcagttggttaagcatcgaactcttgatttgggcttaggtcatgatcttgtggatcctgagatctagccctgtgttggactgtgcactggcagcatgatttctgcttaggattctctctctatccctctctccctgcccttccctcactctcttcttctcaaaaataggtagataaacttaaaaatttttaaatataaaaataataaagtagtaaCTTATATTCAcctaggttattttttaaaggtcacaTTAAATGGTATAAGGAATGTGAAAATACACTTCAGAAATTTCtagtgagatttttaaatattttgtagagaTATTTGGTAATTCctagtaaaattaaatatttttgtatgctaTAAGTGAAAACACAAACCATTCCTACACACACTATAAGGACTCTAAGAGAAGCATACAAATATATTAACAGTAACAATATTGTTAAGAGTTAATTGTAAGTCATTTTGGTGTTGACTacttacataaaaaaagaaaatacatatcaTGGGAATTgaccagcaatcaaaaagaatgacttaCACAGAACAACATGGACAGTTGTTAAGATTTAGTGTTGTGTGAACACAAAGAATAAGATCAGATTTATGATCCCATATCATTTATAAAATCCAATATCCAAATCATCCTCCAATAGACGAACATGTAGTTGCATAAGCATACGTGAGATTAATTAGAAAGACATATTTTAAGAACACTGGAGCTTTCACTTTTctaaacagaagagaaataggAGTGAAGGTAAGATATGCAGttgacagagaaataaaaataaagcaaaataaagcctttaaaaagaCTGATGCTGATGGCACACCATCACCCTTGGTCAGGGGTATTGTAATTGTGTTCTACAGTGGTAGAACACAGGTGGTAGGTAGTAGCTGCACCTGTGGTGAGAACAGCATACCTGTATACACtcgtggaatcactatgttgtacagctgACAGTAATGCAACATTGTGTGTCGGCtgtaatcaattttttaaaatgaaaaataagaacgAAAAAGAAACTCATGATGCTTGCTCCCATAATTTGAGGATGTAAATAATTCACATGAgtctcaaaatgaaaatgaaaaataaattgtgttcCCTATCATACAGTTGTAGATACATCCTATTTGAAAAGTCTTTCAATACAGCAAAAATCACTGTAGGATTTTGACTTTGAAAGACACATTGCAttttcacaggattatttgttaaattatttttgttaatttaaatcttagttaacatacaatgcaatattggtttcaggagcagaattcagtgattcatcacttacataccaaaccctgtgctcatcacaagtgctcattttaatacccatcacctatctagcccCTCTTCCACCcaccagcaacccttagtttgttttctatcactaagaatctcttgtggtttgtttcccctcttctctttttcttccacctTCCATGTGCtctactgttttatttcttcaattccaTAAAAgtgtgaagtcatatggtatttgtctttctctggttggcttattttattaacatgatacattctagctccatccacatcattgcaactggcaagatttcactctttttgatagctgagtaatattccattatatatatatatacatatgtgtgtgtgtgtgtgtgtgtgtgtgtgtatatatatatatatatatatatatatatatgcgccacatcttgtttatccattcatcagtcaatggacatttgagctctctccatagtttagctattgttgacAACGCTGCTATAATTATTGGAGTGCatataccccttcaaatcagcatttttgtatccttcaggGAAATACCTAATAGTACAAATGTAGGCTCATAGGGTAGTGCTCTTCTTAGTTTTTTGTGGACCCTACATACTGTCCTGCAGAGCacctgcaacagtttgcattcccactaacagggTAAgggagttcccctttctctgcatccttaaaaacacctgttgtttcttgtgtcgttaattttagccattctgataggtgtgaaatGGTGTcccattgtgtttttgatttgtgtttccctgatgatgagtgaaattGAGActgtttttatgtgtctgttagctctctggatgtcttctttggaaaagtgtctattcatgtcttccttccatttcttaactgggttgttgttttggggggtgttaggcttgataagttttttatagattttggatactaacccttgtGCCCTCCATGGGTCCAATAAGCTCACTCAGAAGTTATTATGGGCTTTGTCCACATGATTGTTAGATAGATACCTCCCAAACCATACTATCAAATGGATTGATATTAACTTATCATGACTTGTATGATGGCATCATAATGATAATGCTACAGTAACTTGAAAAAAGAATCTCCTtgattttacagagaaagaaaatcatttttttctccaaccTGCCTGCTTGTCTGTCCTAAGAGGATCTTTTAAGAACAAGGAAGAAGGGATTGGAGAAGTTCCCAGAAGGTAAAATCCCTTAGGCTCTGGAGTTATAACTACCCCCAGATATTTCAGGAACTAACCAGAACTCCGATATCAGTGGACCCCAGCTTCACATCCTCTGTAAGTGAGTCTGGGTATAGAGGGTGCCTGAGAAGCAGATATATCAAGATTAGCCAGAGCactggggatgggagaggagacACCTTTCTCTTCCATCAGATCAGTGCTCCTTTCCATTCCGGAGTCAGTACTGCTGAAGTAATCTGAAAACAGGGTAGTAGAGACTGAACCCTGTCTCACGTCAGGAAGCACAAATGAGAACCTGTGCGAAGGGACTTTCCCTTCTGCCCCCTCTTGCCTTTTTGGGCCTTTTGCTGGGTGGTACCAGAGAGGCAAATACGCAGGACTTTGTCCACAGGAGATGAATGGGAATGGGAGCCTGGAAAGGGCATTATCTGCAGCTTAGTTTAGATGATTTGGAGTTATCAACTGTACATATTGAAACACAGGGACTTTAGGGCAAAATATCTGCCTACAAATGCTTGAATCATGGTGGAGGAATTAAATTAAATCTAGctaacattaggggcgcctgggtggctcagtcggttgagcgtcccacttcggctcaggtcacaatcttgcggtatgtgagttcaagcccagcgtcgggctctgtgctgactgctcagagcctggagcctgtttcagattctgtgtcttcctctctctctgaccctcccccgttcatgctctgtctctctctgtctcaaaaataaataaacattaaaaaaatttttttttaaatctagctaACATTAGAGGTTGAAGACAGAGACCACAATTGGGGATCAGAGGGAGTAATAAAGTAGTTCCTCAGATTAAGCTCAATCTAAAGAATTTCTACAAGCTatgctgtaaaaacaaaaaattatgccCAGAAGATAACTAAGGTACCTGTCACTGGTTGCACTCAATAATTTCCTAAACAATATTTGGGAGAAATGGTTCAAGTTCTGTCTGAGTTTCTGGAGTTATGTGGTCCTGacaatactactactactactactactactactactacaaataataataataataataataataataataataataataaacagtacTATCAGAcacaagataaaagaaaactaagaagaaaattgCACTCAGAGCAGTGAAACCAGGAGTCAAAATAGTAAGTGCAAGGAAAAGAGAGATTCCAGATTTCTGGAAAAGTGCCTGAGGATTTTATGGGCATGTGCatggagatgagagagagaaacctaaaaacatataaaacaaaatgccAGATAAGATATGTATTTCTACATCACTTTGGTGACACAGAAAACAGATGTATTCATATATTCACTGGCTTTAGACCTAACTTTCATTTCTTCCACATCCAAACCCTACtaattaaactttgaaaatatacacAATATCAATGAATTTCAATTTGCccatttcaaaagataaattgTTAAAATGGTCAACTTAACCTACGTACTTCAGAATGTTATGAGTCACACATGAGATATGTTTAAAATtcatctccaggggcgcctgggtggcgcagtcggttaagcgtccgacttcagccaggtcacgatcttgcggtccgtgagttcgagccccgcgtcaggctctgggctgatggctcagagcctggagcctgtttccaattctgtgtctccctctctctctgcccctcccctgttcatgctctgtctctctctgtccccaaaataaataaacgttgaaaaaaaaattaaaaaaaaaaaagaaaaaaagaaatatttaaaattcatctccAAATCGCCAGTCATTACTAACTTATTCTattagcaagagaaaaagaattggAAAGCCATCTAAATCTCTTCTACTTATCATGTGAGAGCGAAGCCTGGCAGGTGCCAGCTGCACAAACCTTTGCTTAGGAAAGCAGAGGATCAAAGAGAATAGAGGAACCCTGGAAGGGAATGCCCTATTCCCCCTCTGAGAGTAAGTCCCAGACACTAACAGGGTCTCCTGATGCAGAGAATCTAACAGCAGCCAGGTGAGCAAGACTGAAACTGCCACTGGGGAACAGAAAATCCTAACTGGAACAAAAAAACCTCTATTTGAACcaccccaagaaaaaaattactaaaggTATGAAAATATCATTCATCTTTGAGTTCACAGTTTTATTGTAATTTCCCTCATTGCCACCCTGTCCCCATTCCAACACTATTTCTCCTCCATCACATTCAGTTATCAAAAACATTCATTGTATCATGCAtgaagctgttttcttttttatagaattGATGGGGTAAACACATTATCATACAATTTTTCATGAGATCCAGAGGAATCCTAGAAAATGCTCCAACCCAACTGTATTAAGCAGGAAGATCAGTGTAATACAGTAGTGGGTGGTTAAGGTTGTGAGATATAAATTCCCTTTTTGGTAATGTGATATTATAACATATCTCACTACATGCTAAATAACTCGAAAGGGATGAAGTTCTAGGATATTTCAGTACAGTTAGACGAAATGGTAAAAGTTCCCAAATTAATATGCAATTTATGTTGTATAGTGAGCCTGAAGAGTAATAAACAGGGAAGTACTTAAAACCTCTAATGAAAAAGTGTTTCTAAACCCATAAAGTAATGGTTTAACAGAGGCCTTGGTGCATGTAGACAGATTATCTACAATGGACTGAGAGATTTGAAGTACCCCACAAAGACCTGATCCTTACCTTTGACCAGACTACAGCCATCTTTCAAATCTCTTTCACAATTCATGGGGACAACCATATTGGAATCCTTCACCCTTAATGTAAAGGAGAGAAGCACCTCActatatttacattgtttcacCAGCCAATGTCCCTTGTACCTTGTCCCATATCAGAGTTACTCAGCCTCTCCTTCACTCTCCTAATAGTTTGTCAAGACCTGTCATTTACTGTCATTATTACTCATTGCCCCATGAATGGTTTCCTTTTACCTCCTGAGAGTAAGGACAGTGTCTTTTTCAATGTTGTGATCCTAGCACCTAACAGAATGCCAGGGGAGGATGTTAAGTGATAAGAGAACATGGCAACATTGAATTGTGCTTGGAAACAGAGAAATGTGTACCTGGATCATTATActgaagatggaaaaataaaattaaaatgggatgcaaatatttaaagttaagaCTTCATCACACTATTGCAACCAGAACAGATTTTCACCTTTTCTGATAGCAGGTATGGGTCTCACATAGCTATGTGAAATTTATCCTTTTCctcttaagtttctttctttccaaagttAAGAATCCTACAAATGTGAAGATGTATAGAGGAGGAAAAATTTGACTATTTGGCAAGATCCTCACCTACATCATTAAATGACTGTTTACAGATTATGAAGATTAAGTACTTTATCTGCAGGGCATCATTGTTTAAATCTGTAATTAATGCAAACTACAGCTGAAAACTCAGAACAGGAGTGGCAGGGAGAGCTAGGGACACTTATCTGAATCCCATTTTGCCAGGCTGTACTACTTGTCTGTGTATATTATTACACTTCAGTTATCATGTGGTATCATATGTCTGTGTATATTATTACACTTCAGTTATCATGTGGTATCATATCTATAtgataattaaagaataaaacacaaaaggaagaaaCTTATAAGAACGATTTGGGTCACACCAGTCCAAAAGTAGTTTTCTAGgcaattctctccttctctttagTTTCTGCAAAGAAATAACATGTTTGAACAAATCAAACATGTCTAAACAAACCATATATCCTCAGTCCTCTATACTGCTTAAATTGATAGGATTATCCCAGTAGCATGGCACAAAGGACAAACAGATGAATTCACATGACTCTGGATGACTTGCTAGGACTCAAGCATGTCACCTAGGTGAAGCAAATTGTTCTAAATCCATGTGTCATGTGTCACTAGCTAACTTTTATCCTAATTTTACAGACCACTACAAGAAAGCTGTAGAAATATATGACAAACTATGACATCACACCAAAATGGCACTATCTCCTCTGAGGTTTCAGACTTCCTCCTGAATTGCTTTGTCAGGTCCCACACCTGGCAGCTCTGGTTGTCCCTGCCActcagtctcctcctcttcctggccaTGGTGGCCAATAGTGTTCTCCTGATCACCATATGGCTGGAAGCCTCTCTGCATGAGCCCATGTACTATCTACTCAGCATCCTCTCCCTGCTGGACATCATACTCAGTCTCACTGTCATTCCCAAGGTCCTAGCTATCATCTGGTTTGACCTCAGGTCCATCAGTTTCTATGCCTGCTTCCTCCAGATGTTCATCATGAATGGCTTCTTTGCCATGGAGTCCTGTACATTCATGGTTATGGCCTATGACCGTTATGTGGCTATCTGTCACCCACTGAGGTACCCATCCATCATCACTGACCAATTTGTAGTCAAGGCTGCTGTCTTTATTTTGGCCAGGAGTAGTATTGTTACAATGCCTATCCCCATTCTCTCATCCCGACTCCATTATTGTGGGAGAAAGGTCATTGAGAACTGCATCTGCACCAATATGTCTGTCTCCAGGCTCTCCTGTGATGATGTCACCATCAATCGCCTTTACCAGTTTGCTATAGGATGGACTGTGCTAGGATCTGACCTCATCCTCATCTTTCTCTCCTACACCCTCATACTGAGAGCTGTGCTGAGACTCAAGGCAGAGGGTGCTGTGGCCAAGGCCCTGAGCACATGTGGCTCCCACTTCATCCTTATCCTCTTCTTCAGCACCATCCTTCTGGTCTTCGTGCTCACTCTTGTGGTGAAGAAGAAAGTCTCCCCTGATGTGCCAGTCTTGCTCAACATCCTCCACCATGTTATCTTC
Proteins encoded in this window:
- the LOC122482629 gene encoding olfactory receptor 56A3-like, with amino-acid sequence MTSHQNGTISSEVSDFLLNCFVRSHTWQLWLSLPLSLLLFLAMVANSVLLITIWLEASLHEPMYYLLSILSLLDIILSLTVIPKVLAIIWFDLRSISFYACFLQMFIMNGFFAMESCTFMVMAYDRYVAICHPLRYPSIITDQFVVKAAVFILARSSIVTMPIPILSSRLHYCGRKVIENCICTNMSVSRLSCDDVTINRLYQFAIGWTVLGSDLILIFLSYTLILRAVLRLKAEGAVAKALSTCGSHFILILFFSTILLVFVLTLVVKKKVSPDVPVLLNILHHVIFSALNPIVYGVRTQEIKQGIQRLLKKGC